One genomic segment of Myotis daubentonii chromosome 14, mMyoDau2.1, whole genome shotgun sequence includes these proteins:
- the HRH1 gene encoding histamine H1 receptor — MCEGNKTSMANHQLMPLVVVLSTISLVTVGLNLLVLCAVRSERKLHTVGNLYIISLSVADLIVGAVVMPMNIIYLFMSKWSLGRPLCLFWLSMDYVASTASIFSVFILCIDRYRSVQQPLKYLKYRTKTRASATILGAWFLSFLWIIPILGWPHFMPHNSGHREDKCETDFYDVTWFKIMTAIINFYLPTLLMLWFYAKIYKAVRRHYQHRELMNGSLPSFSEIKLKPENPKIGAMKPGKKSLWEVLKRKQKVASGGPVSKSPSQDPNEMKSSGVYSQEEDEEVDKLHCFPLNIVQTQTEAEGSGKDYIAIHQSQSQLEIDEQSLTVHGASEVSEDQTLGDSQSFSPADSDIPTESASGKGKRRSESSTGLDYIKFTWKRLRSHSRQYMSGLQLNRERKAAKQLGFIMAAFILCWSPYFIFFMVIAFCKSCCNEHVHMFTIWLGYINSTLNPLIYPLCNENFKKTFKRILHIRS; from the coding sequence ATGTGTGAAGGGAACAAGACCTCCATGGCCAACCACCAACTGATGCCCCTGGTGGTAGTCCTGAGCACCATCTCCTTGGTCACAGTGGGGCTCAACCTGCTGGTCCTGTGCGCTGTGCGGAGCGAGCGGAAGTTGCACACGGTGGGGAACCTGTACATCATTAGCCTCTCAGTGGCAGACCTGATTGTGGGAGCTGTTGTCATGCCAATGAACATCATCTACCTCTTCATGTCCAAGTGGTCTCTGGGCAGGCCTCTCTGCCTCTTTTGGCTTTCCATGGACTACGTGGCCAGCACAGCATCCATTTTCAGTGTCTTCATCTTGTGCATTGATCGCTACCGCTCTGTCCAGCAGCCCCTCAAATACCTGAAGTATCGCACCAAGACCCGAGCATCGGCCACCATCTTGGGAGCCtggtttctctccttcctttggaTTATTCCCATTCTGGGCTGGCCTCACTTTATGCCGCACAACTCAGGGCACCGAGAAGACAAATGTGAGACAGACTTCTACGATGTCACCTGGTTCAAGATCATGACTGCTATCATCAACTTCTACCTGCCTACCTTGCTCATGCTCTGGTTCTATGCCAAAATCTACAAGGCTGTACGGCGGCACTATCAGCACCGGGAGCTCATGAATggatccctcccttccttctctgaaattaagCTGAAGCCAGAGAACCCTAAGATAGGGGCCATGAAACCAGGGAAGAAGTCTCTCTGGGAGGTTctgaaaaggaaacagaaagttGCTAGTGGTGGACCTGTCTCGAAGTCACCATCCCAAGATCCAAATGAGATGAAATCCTCAGGTGTCTACAGCCAAGAGGAGGATGAAGAAGTGGACAAACTTCACTGCTTCCCACTTAATATTGTGCAAACACAGACTGAGGCAGAGGGGAGTGGCAAGGACTACATAGCCATCcaccagagccagagccagctTGAGATAGATGAGCAGAGCCTGACCGTACACGGGGCCAGTGAGGTGTCAGAGGATCAGACCCTAGGTGATAGCCAGTCCTTCTCTCCAGCAGACTCAGACATCCCCACAGAGTCAGCATCAGGGAAAGGCAAACGGAGAAGTGAGTCTAGCACAGGCCTTGATTATATCAAGTTCACTTGGAAGAGGCTCCGCTCTCATTCAAGGCAGTATATGTCTGGGTTGCAACTGAACCGAGAACGGAAGGCTGCCAAACAATTGGGTTTTATCATGGCGGCCTTCATTCTTTGCTGGAGTCCTTACTTCATCTTCTTCATGGTCATTGCCTTCTGCAAGAGCTGTTGCAACGAACATGTGCACATGTTCACTATCTGGCTGGGCTACATCAACTCCACACTGAACCCCCTCATCTACCCTCTGTGCAATGAGAACTTCAAGAAGACATTCAAGAGAATTCTGCACATTCGCTCCTAA